The Pygocentrus nattereri isolate fPygNat1 chromosome 29, fPygNat1.pri, whole genome shotgun sequence genomic sequence tgtttcacagcacagatgggttaaatgaggtgaatttccctgttgtgggacaaATAAAGGATAACTTATTTATCTTAAATACTTATAAAAATAAGTATTTTGCAATGAGGCTTTTCAGATGTTTCACAACCTTCATGCTTTTAATTTATTCCAGAAAACTATCACCTGATTTGCTCTTAGcagcatttttaacatttagacAGTGATGTTAAAGCCATGCCATCCACACGCCTTTAGGTCAAACCAACTGGAGGCTAAACACCGCCACCCAGAGTGAAGCCCAACTTCTTCAGCTAAAACACGTCATTGTCACAGAAtctgtgttctgtgctgtttttcctGTAAACATGCATCTTTCTAAGACCTCCTCCGGCTTTGTCTTCTGAGCAGATCCTGAAAATCCACATTCCATTAAAACAAGAACTGTTCTGAGCTCTGAGCTCCACCTCCTCACAGCTCAGACGAGAAACGCCGCTGAGGAAGgattaaagaaaaacaaggaaTCAGAAGAACTTGGATTATAAGAACACACTGGAACAAACGGACACGTGGTAAGACTATTAGACCTGATGTTTATTCAGTCTGTAGTGTTTAATATCAGATGCTGTTCAGTCTGGATGGTCTACAGTATGAAGGTGCACCTGCTACTGTGCTGAGACTGAAACAATGTTAAACCGTGATGGACTGTCCATTACAGACTCCtgtagttctgtactgtagtaTCAGCTGTGATGATGGATCTGATCTGCTGTTCTGTATTGATCACTGATCTAAACTCCTCATCAGCTGAAGACAGGCCAGAGCTTTGATCCACCCTGTACGGTGACGACATCCAGAAAcgagcttcccagaagaggaaATGGACGTGAGGTGAGACACTTCAGTGTTCAGATACATTTACCTTGGTAAATTCAGTGTCTGATTGAAATGCAGGGAAAATGTCGAAAGTTTCCACATAATAACTCTTAAATATTTCTCCTAAAGCACCATGATCAGCAGACCTGAGTCACCTGGCTGTAAATCTGAGGCGAGTGGCTGGTCAGCAGAGCAACCCATTGACTTTAAAACAGCGAAACCGCTGGACATTAAAAGGTAAAAGTGAAAACCTTTTATATCTGTTATTATGAATTACTTTCCATCGTATTTCTGATGATTTTGATCGATTTAAATGAACTCACATCTATATCCTAAGTGAGTGAGCTTTTAAATACAAATggataaaacatttacatttatggcatttggctgacgctcttatccagagcgacttacaatttgatgattttaaacaggcaggccaaggcggttTTGCCCGAGGACTCTTatcggtatagtgtagggtgcttgccaaggcaagggattgaaccccagtctacaaggcagaggtgttacccactacactaaccaaccacataatATTTTGCTACAAGATGGGagaaaatttttatttttatgacattttaagCCTCACTGAGGCTGGATTTGAAAGCGGATGTCCAGAAGCATTTGAAAAACTTCATGAATTAATGtttcctacactcttaaaaagatggttcttcaagggttctttagtaaagaaaatagttctagatagaaccatgaacactgcaAGAACCCCTTGCacgattaaatggttctttgcatttccaaaaaggttctatatagaatagtacatcctccatcaatctggagaacgcTTTCATAATGcgaagagccctttaatcatgaaaaggATTCTTTCAGTGTGCATagtctatctagaaccattttctttactgaagaactcttgaagCACTTGAAGTGTACATTCTACTTGCTTCCTCTAtcggtggttggttagtgtagtggttaacacctctgccttttacactgtagactgtggttcaatcccccaccagggtaaccaccctacactgtaccaataagagtccttgggcaagactcccaacaccaccttggcctccctgtgtaaaacaatcaagttGTAAgttgttctggataagagcgtctgctaaaatgctgtaaatgaaggTGACTGTTTTCTTTTGAAGCACAATGATGGTGGCCAGGCCAGGGTCACCTAGCTGCAGGTCTGAAGCGAGTGACTGGTCAATGGAGCAGCCTATTGCATTTCGACCAGATCCGTGGGACCAGAAAAGGTAGAACGGATcatctttaaaaaacaataatgtagTGATTTAAATCATTTGAGAGACCTCGATCTAGAACAGGGGTGGGGAACTGAGGGCCGgcgtccagcacagtttgaatcaggtgtgtttaagcaGGAAAACCgccaaactgtgcaggaatctGGCTCTCCCTGATCTAGAGCTATGATCAGTGAGGTCATGTgtgcatgaaataaaaacagagacacTTTGTTTGGTGCTTTCATTTTCCCTTACAGCACAGTGGTTGCCAGGCCAGGGTCACCCAGCTGCAGGTCTCAAGCAAGTGACTGGTCAATGGAGCAGCCAATTGCATTTAATGGAACCGAACCTCTGGACACGAAAAGGTAGaatgcatcatttttaaaaaccaaTCGCACATATCTAAAGCTTTAATTCCATCTGTGAACTTGTTTGTgaccaaacaaaacagaaagtaTCAACACAAGAACAAAGTATCAGAAAAAGGTCCCTCTGTTTGTTTTATGTGCTGAttgtatgttttgaaaaatacagtCACAGGTTGTTTAAGATTTTGGACGTTTATGCATAAACATCATATCTGCGTATCCATTAAAACCTAAAAATAGGTTTTTctaggactcttattgtgaaggCGGAACAAGCCTTTGTTTTCATGGCCTTCGTGGCTTCATgagatgtcataaaagctcctgaaGGTGTAATGtttaggtgtcccaatacttttgtccatatagcaTTTCTATAGCTACTAACCCACCACTTGAAGAACCACGTAAAATGTTTAAGCTTATATAAACATACAACATTAATATAGTGCCTAAAATGCCTTTATCCTTTAGTCTGCTGTCTGGAGTAACATCAACTGCAGACAGCGGCGTGTCTATGACGACTGACCAGTCACGTGAAGAACCTCGAGAACACAGGCTGAGCTCTCATTACGCTGAGGCTGGAGACGTGGCCTGTGATCTGTGTGAAGGAAGGAAGTTAAAAGCATTCAAGTCCTGCATGACCTGCCTTGCCTCCTTTTGCGAGGCACACGTCAGAGATCACTACACAGTGGAGGCACTGCAGAGACACCTACTGGTGGAGGTCACCAAAAACCTCAACATACTTCAGGAGAACGCTCAGCTGAAGAAAATAATCAGGGAGGAACGGTCAGAGAAGACGGCCCTGAGGAAAGAGGTCACTACTCTGAGGCAGACGATCTGTGAACTGAGGCAGACGATCTGTGAGCTGAGGCTTCCTGACTTCATCTGCAAAGGGAAGATACCTGCAGCAGGTGAGTGAGCAACCAGGAGAAATGATGGTTTCATCTAACGCAGGTTGTAGAGGTGAGGCTGTGCCATGTGCTGCACATCTGAGCATGGAATAAACGGTAATAACCTCACGGACCTTCAAAGGTTCTAGAGGTGCACAAACCAAACGACTAGTCAACCCATAAAGTTGGTGCCGTGAGCAGGTGTTGATTAGGGCCCAACCGATATGGAAATTTTGTGGCCTTCTTAAGGACGGTTGGTGAGCGATTTCCTCAGCTTGGCTTATCAAGACCACAAAGGCTGATTATTGGCCAAATTACGAAGACGTAGCTACAGGAAATAATGTGTTTACAGATCGGTGATTGAAGTGCTCCactgccggtcccaagcccgggaCAAAAGAGGAGGGGTGAGTGAGATCTTAAAGAAACTAGACACAAATATATcacaatagtaaataaaaaaatgtaaataaaaaataagtaaataaatatgtttatgagAGGAAAGGGGGAGTCACCAACATTAATCAACATGGTCGTTCTGTGAGAGTCATGAATGAGCTCTCAGCCTGAAAGTCTTTCTGATGGTGGCGCTACAGTAAAGCTCCTATCCATCATCACCAAAACAAGACCTGTGGTCATTAATGTTGAGAAGTAAATTTGAGAAGATTTGTATGAAAAATTCAAGATAAATTCGTTCTAATTTAAAGGTTTGGCCTGATGGTGGCGCTAGAGGACAACTCACTGATTTTCAAGGGGTGATTTAtgtattcaacaaataaacaaagtgccTGTCACACAAACGTGGTCAGCACTATTCTGTAAACCATTTTCTGGAGGTAAATGTCAGAGGGACCCCAAGGACcaaatttgttattatatttgagGACGATAGGAGGGTTAAAGAGGCAGTTTGCACTGCTAAAGCTCTCTGATAATGATCAGGTAATGCTGCCATCATCCTAACGTTTGCCCGGCTTCAAACCGCCATCGGTTACATTTTTTCAGCCGTATTACAGCTAAAGAACATGTCGGCGCTGACGTAGCTCACTTGTTTGAAAGGTTTTGGCTGTGCAGTAAGCTGTAGCCAGTGTAAACGGAAGATGTTCGTATTTACGATCACCCTGACGTCAAATCCGTGTTCCTCGTCTTTCTAATAAACTGTCGAATACGGTGTAAAGCTGCTATTGTAGCCGTTAGCGTTAGCTTAGCATGCTACTGCTTCACAAACCACAGCACAGGTTCAGTTCCGGCTCACTAACAGTTCGCTGGCAGAGCTCAGGAGACGGAGACTCCGATCTGTTCGGGTGGATCTCTTTCTGTGGGATGAGCTGTCGGCTGAGCTTCACTAGCTCCACTGCGCTGTGCTCATCAGCACAAaggctaacgttagcttagcGAGCAGACTTCTCCCTATGGCTGGACTATATGGTGATATTTATCGCTGTCATGGTAAATTACTGCACAGTTTGCCATCATATATGTGTTGAGGATGTTTTGagtatttaaaaacactgaGCAGCTGCAATTAGTCCAATTAGTCCAATTAGTCCAATTAGCCCAATTAGCCCAATTTATGATGTTCTCCATCCATTATGTTCTCACAGATTATTCATGTTtaaatgcactgtttttatCCAGTTTATCAGATGGTAGATCACTGTAAAGTGTAGCATCTGCTGCTAGcctaaattaaacaaacaaacaaacaaataaataaacaaatgaatgaataaatgaatgaaacgCTGCTCCAATTCTTTTTTGATTACCACGTACCTGGGAGCTCCAGTGCACCACACTCGCTTgtatatatacttatttaatatgtatttatctgttgatCTACGTGTGTTTACACTTTGCACTACGTtgtattactatttttatttcttttctctctgatcGACTCTGAGCCAATGCAGCATCATTctgtctaagtctaagtctaagtctaagCCTAGCCTCTCATAAACTACTAACAAAatgctttttgctgtttttaatcGTCATGCAGTCCGTACTGAATTCATGTCTCACCACATGCCGAGCGCTGTGAGCCAcattctgtttcttctgttctcttctcagCTGATCTGGTGTTGGATCCTGACACGGCTCATTCCGCGCTTGTGTTGTCTGACGACGGTAAACGAGTGCGGCTGGGGAAAGAGAAACCCCTCGATTACAGCGCGCCGAGATTTGACAAATCTGAGTGCGTTCTCGCCACCGAAGGCTTCGGCTCCGGGCGGCACTACTGGGAGGTGGAGGTCAACAGAGAGTTCACCACCGGGGTCACCAGAGAGTCGGCTCAGAGGAAAGGGAGGTTCAGCTTCTCTCCTGCTCGTGGCTACTGGTGTCTCTATCACTTCAGACAGTCCTTCACAGCTCTGGAGGAGCCCAGCAGGCGCCTGCCAATCGACGCTGTGCCCCAGGTCTTGGGGGTCTGCCTGGATGTGGATGAGAAGTGGGTCGTTTTTTATAACGCTGAGACTAAAGCTCACATTTACACATTCAGGCAGATGGAGtttggagacagagagaagatcTACCCTGTATTCACCACCCTGGAGAAATCAGTGGGCCTGAAGATTAAGACTGTGAACTGAAACGGTGATTATTGATTGGTCGGCGATCACGCTGTGGataacattcatttacatttacatttacagcatttggctgacgctcttatccagagcgacttacaacttgatcattttacacatggaggccaaggtggtgttaggagtcttgcccaaggaccctcattggtatagtgtagggtgtttgccccggtagggattgaaccccagtctacagtgtagaaggcagaggtgttacccactacactaaccaaccaccattcATACTTCAGGACTGTTCAGTCTTTATGACCTGCAAACCCAATAGATTTACTCAGCTGTTAGGAACAAATGTTATGTTGTTATGGGCAGAACTTAAGGCCTCAGCGCACGTCTTGCAGAGACGACATTCGTCTGGCTTCAGTGAACGATGTGACGTAATTGCTGAGAAAGCGAACAACCGCAGACGTCATATGGAGGCTGATTTGTCTGTAAAAAAGAGGCGTGCCATCAAACAAAGACGTACGACTTTCAGAAGCTTCTGATATCTCACCGCGAAACGTGcttttgttaaataaacaatgaatcTCCTAAATGTGAGATACTAAGTCTATTGTTTGGTAGTACTGACTAGCACTGAGCACCAGAACACACAGGTTATCTTCTATTCAGGTTCACGCGAGGACGAGGCTGGAGGCGGCTTTCCATTCACCAGctgcttgttcgaatttccccgttccaccttaaagggtgGCAGTGTTCCGACGTTCTGAACTCAAACGTTGCCACAGTTAGAACGGTGAAAGAATCGTTTTCCAGCGGTTAGACCGCGGAGAGTACGTGTGAGGAAGCCTCTCCAGGCTGATTGGAATCCATAATCCCGATTaatccaaaaacacaaaaaccagaGTCCGAGTCGAAAAACAGCCCAGAGGTCAAAACACAAGAAAAGTCCAAAACCAGCCAAAGAACCAAAGGGAGATCCAGAAGCAGTGAAAGAGCACAGAAAAGAGTCGAGGCGATCAAAACGCCAGCAGTGAGGAGACGAGGCTTGGCATGCAGGTGGACCGGCAGTACTTGCTGGAGGACCTTAAATAGGCAGGTGAAATGAACTGCAGGTGAGGGGTCCGGGTGCAACTAGGGAGAAAGTCCGTATTCAGATGAGGCTGACCTCTGGTGGTGAGGACGGGCATTACACCTGATGTTTCGCAAGAGGCGCTAAGGCCTTAAGTCTCGTCTGCTACAGCTTATTATAACCAACTGGAGTCAGCTGAGACGGCTAGCTAGGGTCCACCTTTCCTTGCAGTCATCATTATCTGCAGTTGCCTAACATTGCCTCAGGCCTATGAAGGGGATTCATGTATAAACATCTTTATCCATCTAGAAAATGTCAGCTTGAGTTAGTCTGAGTTAGCTACTGTTATCTAGGACTTCATGCCATTTATGATGTTGGTTCATCAATAAACGTGTTTATTTTGTATGCCATTCCATGTTCCCCTGTCTTATTTCTTTTCCTGTCATGAGGTTTTGTGGCGGCAGCTGCTCATCACTGCGCTCTGCCAGGTCTGTTGGCCTTTTCAAGCCCTGCTGAAAAACCCACAGAGAGCACTAAGTGTTTCTGTTGGGCTCCTGATTGTTCCGTcatgtgttttgccttttttaatgggtttatatcacaatgtaaaggatcctaatggttgACCAGTGGATGAGGCCAAATGcgtttgatggtttcctaatggaaTCTAAAACAGTTCTACAGGAAAATAGCGCCCTCTGTTGGAAAACTTTAAGCCTATTAGATTCATTCCTATGAGAAGGGTCTGTTTCAGCAGGAGGACTTATGCTGTGTTTAACTGAAGCTGGTGACTCAGAATTTGTCACCTGCAACCAGGAAAAGCCCATTAAAATGCCCCCTCCGCTGGAATTCCTACTCAGAAAGTTGGAATGGTGTTTTGAGCTCAGCGTATAACAAGGAACCACATAAATCAGTCGACACACAAAGTAGGTGGTTGAATATAAAACACTGACCATAAAGTTCAGTTTtgggcagtggtggacagtaactgagtaactgagtatctgagtaactgagtaactgagtatctgagtatctgagtatctgagtaactgagtaaatgtaattagtttctgtactttagtatttttggtgtatctgtactgaagtttctccgttctggactttctcctttcactccactacatttcagagtctaatatccgactttttcctcctacattctgagaaatctgtcgttccttttggtttctgtctgTATAAAAACggcacatgtcaaaacgaaagaagcgcaaagccagagcaccaatcagggcccagcggtcactttgtttagagctggttttgacctgttggtcataccgacccagtgcagcacgcggttcaacatcagcgcagcagcgtaaaactttgggagagtctgttcaacataaatgatgaactaacctaactttattactcttttagtacttttactttatacttaagtacatttgaaggtaaatactttagtacttttactccagtggaggtctaaaggaggaacttctacttttactctaatacagggtttgtgtacttgCGGTTTGTGGTTTTGAGaaagtaaatatataattaatattaaagtCATCACTAATATCACTCACGTTAGCTTGTTGCTAACATTAATGTTACGTGCTGTCATGAAGCTAAATTGCAGCTTAAAATTGATGCAGTTGAAAGTTTGACTTTCCATTTCGAAACTGATAGCAAGAGAGCAGCCGTCCACTGTCGGCCCaatgatggcaaagctggcgaTCCACTGGCATTGCGCCGAGCATTTTCCAGGTGGACCACTGGTGCAGAATATTAGACAGAATTCCAGGTATCattgctcattttccactcacagtccagtttactgatttttccttcctcctttctttagttagactttttaaattaatttggtCAGCAACTTTCTCCATGacatcattttatatcaggcctagtcatGATTTTCCTCTCTCAGGAATATTTGTCCTAGTTCATttcccaaaataaaagtctcagtGCATTAAAAGCCGtttgaggagaaaaaaatagtTTGATCTTgcatgcaggacagtaatctgggtggtccgggggtcccagcagtggcaaacagtcagcgGGGTGTAGAGCTTATTAAGCCAGCGGACGGATATATTAGCTTATTATCTGGGTAAATTGAACTAGACACATTGAACTGCTCAAAGTGGCCTCTGCTCACAGGGAAAGTCCCAGCCTTCAATAAAAAGAACGGGTCAGTTTGCTGGTAAAGCCGTAAGCGGGAAAAGCCCGATCCCTGACCGCTCAGTAGCCAACACAAGGCATCCGTTTCTGTTTGTAATGTGAGCCAAAAAGTGGGAACTATATTTGATCAGATTTTACCGGTAATTTCAAATCTGGTTATGAACCGTTAATGTGGCCTCCAGTTTCGCTTTCTAGGCCTCTCCTCATTCAAAGAGACAGGAGGTGGTGTAaccagggggtgggggggggtcaaGTGCACAGACTCATACAACACAATCTCCAACAATGTGAGGACCCATTTCACAATTTCAGCACACAAATGGTTCAGGTGTTCCATATCGGACCATTCCCTTCACTGaggaacccctgaagaaccgtctttctAAGAGTGGAACTGTGTATGACAAGCGTTTTAACCTTTCTGGACCTCCCATGTTCCCATGTCCAGCGGTCAGCGCATATAAACAAACGTGGAGACCCTGAAAGCAAAGCTGGATATTTAGGCTACAGGctgcaaataaactgtaaatataaaagaataaataaataaatcccaTGAAATGATGAATTTAAAGCGTTTACAAGCATGTAACAGAAAATGTTTATCATGCAGACAGTTTTACTGTGAATACTATGCATCCGTATGCATGacgttattattattgttgttgatgttattattagtagtagcttttatcttattgttattattgttattattattattattttttgtgtcttcatcTTTTGTCATATTAATACAATTTGTGTccaattattatcattattattgtataATTACTGTATTGTTTTAATAAACTGTATATCTATTTGTTTAAAGGCTCAATATCCAACATTTTTCCTGTCTCTTATTTTTCTCCCTGAGCTCCACTTACagtatttgtattgttttaagtaccaaaaacagccataatttattttaccattatcattttctaacctctcttgATTCCTTACAATGAAACAGGCATTTACTGAACCTTTACAgccgatatatgtaaatgacctctgtcctgattggctgtcctatTGTGCATACATCAAAAAACTCCCTATAGCTTCAGTGTGgctgggcagggctaaactctTATAGGCTGAACTGGCTATATGTACATTCattggcttttgtgacatcacaaaaacagtgggCTACATATACTGGAGAGTGAACAGTGTGTTTTGCTTtaacagcatttattttttgtgatatgggctctttaatgtgTTCAACTTTCCCAAACCAGGGAAGGAGGTGACCTGAAATCTGGCCGCGTGACTCTCGGCTGTGGGTTTCTACGCGTTTAACTGGTTGTTCTAATTCTTTTATCAGCTCTACAATCAGAGAACCAGCATCCAGTGCTGTGTTCTAGGAAAACAAAGAGGTTTCTGAGAACTCGTCCTACTTTACCTTCCGAGCAGATCCGGAAAATCGACATTCCATCAAAACAGGAGCAACTCTAAACTCCGCCTCCTCTCATCTCAGACAACAACGTCCCGGACGAAGGATTAAAGGAAAGCTGTAACTATCAGAACAACTTGGATTGATTATAGGAAAACGCCAATGATCACGTGGTAAGACTATTAGACCTGATGTTTATTCCGTCTGTAGTGTTTAATATCCGATGCTGTTCAGTCTGGATGGTCTACAGTATGAAGGTGCACCTGCTACTGTGCTGAGACTGAAACAATGTTAAACCGTGATGGACTGTCCATTACAGACTCCtgtagttctgtactgtagtaTCAGCTGTGATGATGGATCTGACCTGCTGTTCTGTATTGATCACTGATCTAAACTCCTCATCAGCTGAAGACAGACCGGAGCTTTGATCCACCCTGTACGGTGACGACATCCAGAAACGAGCTCCCCTGAAGAGGAAATGGACGTGAGGTGAGACActtcagtgtattttaatcATTCATAATCCGCATTAAAGGAATGGATTGGTGAAAAATCACCTCTCAGTCCAAATGTATTAAACAGGCCAAGACATACTTGCTTCTTTACTTAACGCcctggagctttgaggctacTGAAATAAGTCTGTTACCCAAAGAGATTCTGAGATAAGGAGGTCACGATTTCGAGGTCCCCAAAAAGACGTAAAGTACGGTACTGTACTGTTTTCTTTGTACGTGTGATTCTAAGACTTACTGAAAGATTCTTAACCAGAATTTGTgaactgaataacaagcctCACTGGTTTAGCCTGGCCACCCTCTGTAGGAAGAATGTGCTTTTAAAATACgcaatcttttgttttttatcgTTATTGTTCAATGTGGTTTCCTTGAAAATGATACCTTAAAGTTATCCACCAGAAGTCGTTCAAAACAACTTGGAAAtaaatctggttccattcaccgcCATTAAAAGTCGAGGTTTTGGAGTCACTGTGCTTCATGAACTTGGACCTAAAATGTGATCAGATCTTCATTTCAGAGCTTCCAAATCTTTATTTGAGTCACGTCAGTAGATGAAGAGAACccacaaataacacaaacacagtttttcattcatttgtcGAACAAAGTGATTCAACGTTATATATTTTGGTTGGCAAAAGTACGTGAAACTACAGAATGGTCAGTTTGGTGTAGTTAATTTTAGGGTCAGGAGGTTTGGTCAATAGGATGTGAGTGTGGCTGGCCTTCAAGTCTTCAGCTGGTCTAGTCTTTACCACTCATGTTTGTTAGTAAATACTGAGGAAAATCTTGGAAAATCATTTGACTGGAAGAGGTGCCAAATGTATTTCTGAAGAATGGAGACTTCACCCATCCACTGTCAGACAGATGAGTCAGTACCACTGTTACCCTCCCTGGAGTGGTCACCAACCAAAATGTCTCCAAGACTAAGGCATATAGCATTCTGGGATACCAAGAACTCTACAATAACGTATAAGGATCTGCAGGTCTACAAACTCTGTGTAATGTCAGTGTTCAGAGTCCACCACAAGACAAACACTGAACAAGGGTAGTAT encodes the following:
- the LOC108412123 gene encoding E3 ubiquitin-protein ligase TRIM39-like — encoded protein: MDVSTMISRPESPGCKSEASGWSAEQPIDFKTAKPLDIKSTMMVARPGSPSCRSEASDWSMEQPIAFRPDPWDQKSTVVARPGSPSCRSQASDWSMEQPIAFNGTEPLDTKSLLSGVTSTADSGVSMTTDQSREEPREHRLSSHYAEAGDVACDLCEGRKLKAFKSCMTCLASFCEAHVRDHYTVEALQRHLLVEVTKNLNILQENAQLKKIIREERSEKTALRKEVTTLRQTICELRQTICELRLPDFICKGKIPAAADLVLDPDTAHSALVLSDDGKRVRLGKEKPLDYSAPRFDKSECVLATEGFGSGRHYWEVEVNREFTTGVTRESAQRKGRFSFSPARGYWCLYHFRQSFTALEEPSRRLPIDAVPQVLGVCLDVDEKWVVFYNAETKAHIYTFRQMEFGDREKIYPVFTTLEKSVGLKIKTVN